The following coding sequences are from one Dermacentor silvarum isolate Dsil-2018 chromosome 4, BIME_Dsil_1.4, whole genome shotgun sequence window:
- the LOC119449093 gene encoding RNA-binding protein 25-like yields QRKRERKKEIRKRKRDRERGRKREKEGNKEERIERRKEEKEISKEEEERKRKREKITTSKRNKEEGEREREREESSKERQNHREGEEKGRKRERRGGK; encoded by the exons caaagaaagagagaaaggaagaaagagattcgaaagagaaaaagagatagagagagaggaaggaaaagagagaaagagggaaataa AGAGGAAAGAatagagagaaggaaggaagaaaaag AGATTTCGAAAGAGGAggaa gaaaggaagagaaagagagagaaaatcaccacgagTAAGAGAAACAAAGAAGAGGGAGAAAGGGAAAGGGAAAGAGAAGAGAGTTCGAAAGAGAGACAGAATCATAGAGAGGGAGaggagaaaggaaggaagagagagagaagagggggAAAATAA